The genomic region TTTATATTTTTATCAGTATTAACTATTTTTTATATTGGAAAATTGGATTATATAACTAAGCCACTACGTGCAATTTTATCTATGTCCTTAAGACCATTATTGATTGGTATATTTTTATATTATCTTCTTAGACCATTAGTAAATTATTTATCTAACAAACTTCATAATCGTATTTTATCTATTGTAATTGCAATTTTATTTGTAATATTTATAATCAGTATTTTATCATATTTTGGAGGAAGTATAATCACTTCTCAGTTTAAAGATTTAATTGAAGATATGACATTATTTTATAATCAACAATGGGATGAAGTCAATAAAAATATACAAGAAGGAAAAGGTATATATAAATATATTAATCAATTTAATATACAACAAAGATTGACATCAATAATAGAAAATATTTTTACAACTGTAAGAAATAATTTTAATACTTTCTTTTCTGCAGTAACAAATTGGGGCACTATTATTATTCTTATTCCTTTTGTATTATTTTACTTTTTAAAAGATGACAAAAAAATTTTTAAAAATATATTGAATATATTACCAAGAGAAAAAAGAAAAAAAACAATACAATTAATAAGAGATATTGATAAAACTTTATCCGCTTATATAAGTGGTAGATTAATTATTTCTATTTTCTTAGGTATTTTAACTTATGTAGGTTTTTTAATTATTGATTTACCAAATGCCTTAGTTTTATCATTTATAATATTTATTACTTCATTTATTCCAATTATTGGTCCAATAATTGGAAGTTTTCCTGCTTTATTTATTGCTATTACAACAAATATATGGTTAGTTTTGAAAGTATTAATTGTTATTTTAAGTGTGCAAATTTTAGAGGGTAATGTTATTCAACCAGGAATACAGGGAGGGATATTAAAAATTCATCCTTTAGCTGTTATTTTTGCTGTATTGGTTTTCACAATTTTATTTGGAATTATAGGTGCACTCTTTGCAGTTCCTTTTTATGTAATATTGAGGATATTATTAAAGTATCTTTTTAATATGGAGGAATCAACTTCATAATTTATTAATTTATAACTTTTATTATATTTTAGGAGGGGTCAAATGAAAAAAATAGATTATAATAAACACTTTAAAAAAACAACTGAAGCTTTAGAAGGAAATGGAGCATTTTTAACAGTAAAATCTAATAATTTACTTAATACAATGACTATAGGCTGGGCTAATATTGGATATATTTGGAGTAAACCAATATTAATGGTTGCTGTTAGAAAAAGTAGATATACTTATAAACTGATAGAATCTACAGACAAATTTACGGTTAGTATCCCTTTTAATAATAAAATGAAAAAAGAGTTACAATTTTGTGGAACTAAATCTGGCAGAGATTATAATAAGTTTAAAGAATTAAATTTAAAAACTATAACTAGTAATGAATTATATACACCATTAATAGCTGGTTGTGATCTTCATTATGAATGTAAAATTGTATATAAGCAAAACATGGAATCAAAAAATTTAATTTCTTCTTATCAAAATAGACATTATAAAAATAATGACTATCATACATTATATTTTGGAGAAATTATAAATACTCTAAAGGAGGAATAATGATGTTAAAAGATTTAATTAAAAAGAGTCGTTCTTATAGAAGATTTGATGAAAA from Halanaerobiales bacterium harbors:
- a CDS encoding AI-2E family transporter yields the protein MEYLKDKYLKILIFIFLSVLTIFYIGKLDYITKPLRAILSMSLRPLLIGIFLYYLLRPLVNYLSNKLHNRILSIVIAILFVIFIISILSYFGGSIITSQFKDLIEDMTLFYNQQWDEVNKNIQEGKGIYKYINQFNIQQRLTSIIENIFTTVRNNFNTFFSAVTNWGTIIILIPFVLFYFLKDDKKIFKNILNILPREKRKKTIQLIRDIDKTLSAYISGRLIISIFLGILTYVGFLIIDLPNALVLSFIIFITSFIPIIGPIIGSFPALFIAITTNIWLVLKVLIVILSVQILEGNVIQPGIQGGILKIHPLAVIFAVLVFTILFGIIGALFAVPFYVILRILLKYLFNMEESTS
- a CDS encoding flavin reductase family protein — encoded protein: MKKIDYNKHFKKTTEALEGNGAFLTVKSNNLLNTMTIGWANIGYIWSKPILMVAVRKSRYTYKLIESTDKFTVSIPFNNKMKKELQFCGTKSGRDYNKFKELNLKTITSNELYTPLIAGCDLHYECKIVYKQNMESKNLISSYQNRHYKNNDYHTLYFGEIINTLKEE